A single window of uncultured Sunxiuqinia sp. DNA harbors:
- a CDS encoding SulP family inorganic anion transporter produces MKLKYDFKFIDKKQGTVKDDILSGLTVSLALVPEAVAFAFVAGVSPVIGLYGAFMMGLITSMIGGRPGMISGATGAMAVVMVSLVKEGTAMGGAGEMMGLQYLFATLVLVGIIQMSVGFLRLGKFIRLVPHSVMMGFVNGLAIVIFLSQLNMFKVGGVWLSGAPLYTMLGLVGGTMLIMTFLPKISKAIPAALVGILVISAIVILGGIETETVKSFIQARGGTGIKAGLPSFNVPMIPLNFETLRFIFPYAIILAAVGLIESLMTLSLVDELTETRGSGNRECAAQGAANLVNGFFGGMGGCAMIGQSIINIKSGGRNRLSGIVAALSLLAFILFASDYIEMVPIAALVGVMFMVVIGTFAWSTFNVINKIPVADLIVIVLVTGLTVIFDLAIAVLAGVIVSALVFAWENAVRIRANTKIDEHGIKHYEIIGPLFFGSTTFFNGRFDVQNDPQEVVIDFRESRIMDQSAIEAINKLDERYQKEGKTIHLRHLSKDCIKLIKRAEKICDVNIVEDPNYRVAIDHYRKHLETTA; encoded by the coding sequence ATGAAGTTGAAGTATGATTTTAAGTTTATAGACAAGAAGCAGGGAACTGTTAAAGACGATATTCTCTCGGGATTAACCGTTTCATTAGCTCTAGTGCCAGAGGCTGTTGCCTTTGCCTTTGTGGCAGGGGTTTCTCCTGTTATTGGTTTGTATGGAGCTTTTATGATGGGACTGATAACTTCCATGATAGGTGGACGTCCGGGAATGATTTCCGGAGCAACAGGAGCAATGGCCGTTGTAATGGTTAGCTTGGTAAAAGAAGGGACTGCTATGGGAGGAGCCGGCGAAATGATGGGGTTACAGTATTTGTTCGCCACCCTTGTTTTAGTTGGGATAATACAAATGTCGGTTGGATTTTTACGATTGGGTAAGTTTATTCGATTAGTGCCTCATTCTGTAATGATGGGCTTTGTAAACGGACTGGCTATTGTTATCTTTCTTTCTCAACTCAATATGTTTAAAGTAGGCGGAGTATGGTTGAGTGGTGCGCCGCTTTACACTATGCTGGGCTTGGTGGGTGGCACTATGCTGATTATGACTTTTCTGCCCAAAATTAGCAAAGCGATACCTGCGGCATTAGTAGGTATTCTCGTGATTTCAGCAATTGTAATATTGGGAGGCATTGAAACAGAAACCGTGAAGAGCTTTATTCAGGCTCGCGGTGGAACAGGAATAAAGGCAGGACTGCCGAGCTTCAATGTTCCAATGATTCCGTTGAATTTTGAGACTTTAAGATTTATTTTCCCATATGCAATAATTTTAGCTGCTGTTGGCTTGATTGAATCACTAATGACATTGAGCTTGGTTGATGAGTTAACAGAAACAAGGGGGAGCGGAAACCGGGAATGTGCTGCACAGGGTGCTGCGAATCTGGTCAATGGTTTCTTTGGTGGTATGGGTGGATGCGCCATGATTGGTCAAAGTATTATCAACATAAAATCAGGTGGACGAAACAGATTATCCGGTATTGTGGCAGCCTTGTCATTGCTGGCGTTTATTCTGTTTGCTTCTGATTATATTGAAATGGTGCCAATTGCTGCTTTGGTTGGGGTGATGTTTATGGTGGTAATTGGAACATTTGCCTGGAGTACATTCAATGTTATTAATAAAATCCCGGTGGCAGACTTGATTGTTATCGTTTTGGTAACAGGATTGACTGTCATTTTTGATTTAGCTATTGCCGTGTTGGCAGGAGTTATTGTATCCGCGTTGGTCTTTGCCTGGGAAAATGCTGTTCGTATTCGCGCTAACACAAAGATTGATGAGCATGGAATCAAGCATTATGAGATTATTGGTCCTCTTTTCTTTGGGTCAACCACCTTTTTCAACGGCAGGTTCGATGTACAAAATGATCCTCAGGAAGTAGTTATTGACTTTAGAGAATCGCGAATTATGGATCAGTCGGCTATTGAAGCAATCAACAAGCTGGATGAACGCTATCAGAAAGAAGGAAAAACCATTCACCTTCGTCACTTGAGTAAAGACTGTATCAAGTTGATTAAAAGAGCTGAAAAGATTTGCGATGTCAACATCGTTGAAGATCCGAACTATCGCGTAGCGATTGACCACTATCGAAAGCATTTAGAGACAACTGCATAA
- a CDS encoding TIGR00266 family protein: MQSHEIDYKIIGHDVQLVEVELDPGETVIAEAGAMIYMEDGISFEAKLGDGSNPRAGFFDKILSAGSRIITGESLFLTHFANQGWGKKHVAFSAPYPGTIIPLDLASMGGRIIVQKDAFLCAALGTKISITFNKRLGAGFFGGEGFIMQELIGDGNAFVHAGGTVIEHQLNNEVLRVDTGCIVAYEPTVDFSVEQSGGLRSMVFGGEGIFLASLRGTGKVWLQSMPIRKLIAQLSPRGGNQRKESGGLLNQFLQD; encoded by the coding sequence ATGCAATCACACGAAATTGATTACAAAATTATCGGACACGATGTCCAATTGGTAGAAGTGGAGCTCGACCCGGGAGAAACTGTCATTGCGGAAGCTGGTGCCATGATTTACATGGAAGACGGGATTAGCTTTGAAGCTAAGTTAGGCGATGGTTCCAATCCGAGAGCAGGCTTTTTCGACAAAATTCTATCGGCGGGGTCCCGCATTATTACAGGCGAATCGCTTTTTCTGACACACTTTGCCAATCAAGGCTGGGGTAAAAAGCATGTTGCATTCTCTGCCCCTTATCCCGGTACAATCATCCCGCTTGATTTAGCATCCATGGGTGGGCGAATCATTGTTCAAAAAGACGCATTCCTTTGTGCTGCGTTGGGTACCAAAATCTCCATCACCTTTAACAAACGGTTAGGAGCCGGTTTTTTTGGCGGCGAAGGTTTTATTATGCAAGAGCTTATCGGTGATGGAAATGCTTTCGTTCATGCCGGCGGAACAGTCATTGAGCACCAGTTGAATAACGAAGTTCTACGCGTTGACACCGGCTGCATTGTGGCTTACGAACCTACAGTTGATTTTAGTGTTGAACAATCAGGCGGCTTGCGCTCCATGGTATTTGGTGGTGAAGGAATATTTCTGGCCTCTCTTCGCGGAACCGGGAAAGTTTGGTTGCAATCCATGCCAATCCGAAAACTGATTGCTCAACTATCGCCAAGAGGAGGAAACCAACGGAAGGAATCCGGAGGTTTACTAAATCAGTTTTTGCAAGACTAA